One Brassica napus cultivar Da-Ae chromosome C2, Da-Ae, whole genome shotgun sequence DNA window includes the following coding sequences:
- the LOC106431487 gene encoding inositol phosphorylceramide glucuronosyltransferase 1 isoform X1, with amino-acid sequence MIIMVRLKTSLRLLLLSIALLKGSFGSESSKEAYITLLYGDEFLLGVRVLGKSIRDTGSDKDMVALVSDGVSDYSKNLLKADGWKVEKISLLANPNQVHPTRFWGVYTKLKIFNMTDYNKVVYLDADTIVVKNIDDLFKCSKFCANLKHSERLNSGVMVVEPSQALFSDMMRKVKTLSSYTGGDQGFLNSYYPDFPNARVFDPSLTVEELRTRPVPDMERLSTLYNADVGLYMLANKWMVDESKLHVIHYTLGPLKPWDWWTAWLVKPVDAWHSIRVKLEETLPGTGGGKNQKDEFVVKLLFLLPLCGVLFCVYRSIQVHEGSLFNQIRYLYYKIRSNGTRGVSTFSTMYPSYQLHGGSTRSKVPQHLGAVAVLVCFIALLISVGTSFVIVPRQIMPWTGLILVYEWTFTIFFLLFGCFLLLVHQHGKKLSVHTESSSLDDSRKGHQRGGVSCDVTILYYGLGMVFLAIAAVSLPYILGITALFLRLGLMVGVAIILAAFMTYASEQLAVRWFMRGLEDRGEASRSKSLCFMC; translated from the exons ATGATTATCATGGTGAGACTCAAGACCAGTCTCCGGCTTCTCCTGCTCTCAATCGCGCTGTTAAAGGGCTCCTTTGGATCTGAATCAAGTAAGGAAGCTTACATCACACTTTTATACGGAGACGAGTTCTTATTAGGAGTCAGAGTATTAGGAAAATCGATTCGTGACACTGGATCCGACAAAGATATGGTCGCTTTGGTCTCTGACGGCGTCTCAGACTACTCCAAGAACCTACTCAAG GCTGATGGATGGAAAGTAGAGAAGATCAGTTTATTAGCAAATCCAAACCAAGTTCACCCCACAAGGTTCTGGGGTGTCTACACAAAACTCAAGATCTTTAACATGACTGATTACAACAAAG TTGTGTATCTTGATGCTGATACTATTGTGGTAAAGAACATTGACGATCTGTTCAAGTGCTCCAAGTTCTGCGCTAACTTGAAGCACTCCGAGAGACTCAACTCTGGTGTCATggttgttgagccatcccaagCTCTTTTCAGTGATATGATGCGGAAGGTGAAGACTTTGTCTTCTTACACCGGAGGAGACCAAGGGTTCTTGAATTCTTACTATCCTGATTTCCCAAATGCTCGTGTTTTCGATCCTAGTTTGACCGTTGAAGAACTGAGAACCAGACCTGTTCCTGATATGGAGAGGCTTTCCACATTGTACAACGCCGATGTTGGTCTTTATATGCTTGCTAATAAG TGGATGGTGGATGAGAGTAAGCTTCATGTTATTCACTACACTTTAGGCCCTCTTAAGCCTTGGGACTGGTGGACAGCGTGGCTTGTGAAGCCTGTTGATGCCTGGCAT AGCATTAGGGTGAAGCTTGAGGAAACTCTTCCTGGAACTGGAGGAGGCAAAAACCAGAAGGATGAGTTCGTTGTCAAACTCCTGTTCTTGTTACCTCTTTGTGGGGTTTTGTTCTGCGTTTATAGATCCATTCAG GTTCATGAGGGTTCATTATTCAATCAGATTAGATATCTTTATTACAAAATCAGATCTAATGGAACACGCGGTGTTTCTACATTTTCAACCATGTATCCCAGCTATCAA CTCCACGGTGGCAGCACACGCTCCAAGGTTCCTCAACACTTAGGCGCGGTTGCAGTTCTAGTCTGTTTTATCGCACTTCTGATATCCGTTGGAACTTCCTTTGTGATTGTGCCGAGGCAAATCATGCCATGGACTGGCTTGATCTTAGTATACGAATGGACTTTTAcaatcttctttcttttgtttggttGCTTCTTGCTTTTGGTGCATCAACACGGAAAGAAACTGTCAGTTCATACAGAGTCATCCTCCTTGGATGATTCTCGAAAAG GTCATCAGCGAGGAGGTGTGTCTTGTGACGTTACTATATTGTATTATGGATTAGGGATGGTGTTTCTGGCTATTGCTGCAGTTTCTTTGCCTTATATTTTAGGGATCACCGCTTTATTTCTTAG GTTGGGTCTTATGGTTGGTGTAGCCATAATTCTAGCTGCCTTCATGACTTATGCTTCAGAGCAACTCGCGGTCAGATGGTTCATGAGAGGTCTAGAAGACCGTGGTGAAGCATCGAGATCAAAGTCTTTATGTTTCATGTGCTGA
- the LOC106431487 gene encoding inositol phosphorylceramide glucuronosyltransferase 1 isoform X2, with the protein MIIMVRLKTSLRLLLLSIALLKGSFGSESSKEAYITLLYGDEFLLGVRVLGKSIRDTGSDKDMVALVSDGVSDYSKNLLKADGWKVEKISLLANPNQVHPTRFWGVYTKLKIFNMTDYNKVVYLDADTIVVKNIDDLFKCSKFCANLKHSERLNSGVMVVEPSQALFSDMMRKVKTLSSYTGGDQGFLNSYYPDFPNARVFDPSLTVEELRTRPVPDMERLSTLYNADVGLYMLANKWMVDESKLHVIHYTLGPLKPWDWWTAWLVKPVDAWHSIRVKLEETLPGTGGGKNQKDEFVVKLLFLLPLCGVLFCVYRSIQVHEGSLFNQIRYLYYKIRSNGTRGVSTFSTMYPSYQLHGGSTRSKVPQHLGAVAVLVCFIALLISVGTSFVIVPRQIMPWTGLILVYEWTFTIFFLLFGCFLLLVHQHGKKLSVHTESSSLDDSRKGHQRGGWVLWLV; encoded by the exons ATGATTATCATGGTGAGACTCAAGACCAGTCTCCGGCTTCTCCTGCTCTCAATCGCGCTGTTAAAGGGCTCCTTTGGATCTGAATCAAGTAAGGAAGCTTACATCACACTTTTATACGGAGACGAGTTCTTATTAGGAGTCAGAGTATTAGGAAAATCGATTCGTGACACTGGATCCGACAAAGATATGGTCGCTTTGGTCTCTGACGGCGTCTCAGACTACTCCAAGAACCTACTCAAG GCTGATGGATGGAAAGTAGAGAAGATCAGTTTATTAGCAAATCCAAACCAAGTTCACCCCACAAGGTTCTGGGGTGTCTACACAAAACTCAAGATCTTTAACATGACTGATTACAACAAAG TTGTGTATCTTGATGCTGATACTATTGTGGTAAAGAACATTGACGATCTGTTCAAGTGCTCCAAGTTCTGCGCTAACTTGAAGCACTCCGAGAGACTCAACTCTGGTGTCATggttgttgagccatcccaagCTCTTTTCAGTGATATGATGCGGAAGGTGAAGACTTTGTCTTCTTACACCGGAGGAGACCAAGGGTTCTTGAATTCTTACTATCCTGATTTCCCAAATGCTCGTGTTTTCGATCCTAGTTTGACCGTTGAAGAACTGAGAACCAGACCTGTTCCTGATATGGAGAGGCTTTCCACATTGTACAACGCCGATGTTGGTCTTTATATGCTTGCTAATAAG TGGATGGTGGATGAGAGTAAGCTTCATGTTATTCACTACACTTTAGGCCCTCTTAAGCCTTGGGACTGGTGGACAGCGTGGCTTGTGAAGCCTGTTGATGCCTGGCAT AGCATTAGGGTGAAGCTTGAGGAAACTCTTCCTGGAACTGGAGGAGGCAAAAACCAGAAGGATGAGTTCGTTGTCAAACTCCTGTTCTTGTTACCTCTTTGTGGGGTTTTGTTCTGCGTTTATAGATCCATTCAG GTTCATGAGGGTTCATTATTCAATCAGATTAGATATCTTTATTACAAAATCAGATCTAATGGAACACGCGGTGTTTCTACATTTTCAACCATGTATCCCAGCTATCAA CTCCACGGTGGCAGCACACGCTCCAAGGTTCCTCAACACTTAGGCGCGGTTGCAGTTCTAGTCTGTTTTATCGCACTTCTGATATCCGTTGGAACTTCCTTTGTGATTGTGCCGAGGCAAATCATGCCATGGACTGGCTTGATCTTAGTATACGAATGGACTTTTAcaatcttctttcttttgtttggttGCTTCTTGCTTTTGGTGCATCAACACGGAAAGAAACTGTCAGTTCATACAGAGTCATCCTCCTTGGATGATTCTCGAAAAG GTCATCAGCGAGGAG GTTGGGTCTTATGGTTGGTGTAG